From Amphiprion ocellaris isolate individual 3 ecotype Okinawa chromosome 2, ASM2253959v1, whole genome shotgun sequence, a single genomic window includes:
- the hdlbpa gene encoding high density lipoprotein binding protein a: protein MSSVAVLTQESFNEHRSGLLPEQSGAAGAGPNAGEEEDALPTYKEAFPPLPEKAASPEGTQETANAWTSKIRPLKSSIITQVFHVPLEERKYKDINQFGEGDQAKVCVDIMHKTGAHLELSLAKDQGLSIMVSGKLDAVMKARKEIVSRLQTQASATVGIPKEHHRFVIGKNGEKLQELELKTATKIQIPRPDDPSNQIKISGTKEGLEKAKHEILLISAEQDKRAVERVNIDKVYHPFITGAYNKLVGEMTQETGARINVPPPSVNKTEIVITGEKEQVALAVAMIKKIYEDKKKNATTIAVEVKKSQHKYVIGPKGNTLQEILDRTGVSVEIPPSDSSSETVILRGEPDRLGQALTEVYAKANSYTVSSVSAPSWLHRFIIGKKGQNLAKITQQMPKVHIEFTEGEDKITLEGPTKDVQMVQSQIEAIVTDLVSRMDYAEISVDPKFHRHLIGKGGVNINRIKELHKVTVRIPPDNEKSNLIRIEGDPQGVQEAKKELLELASRMENERTKDLIIEQRFHRAIIGQKGEKIKEVRDKFPEVIINFPDPAQKSDIVQLRGPRNEVEKCSKFMQKIVAEMVENSFSVSVPIFKQFHRNIIGKGGSNIKKIREETNTKIDLPAENSNSEMIVITGKKANCEAARNRILAIQKELANITEIDVSIPSKLHNSLIGSKGRLVRSIMEECGGVHIHFPTEGSGIDKVTIRGPVEEVEKAKQQLLALAEEKQTKSHTAELHAKPEYHKFLIGKGGGNIRKVRDSTGARIIFPTPEDKDQELITVVGTEEAVREAQKELEELIKSLDNVVEDTMIVDPKHHRYFVARRGQVLRDLADEYGGVMVSFPRTGSQSEKVTLKGAKECVEAAKKRMQEIVEDLEAQVTIECVIPQKFHRSIMGPKGSRIQQITRDHNVQIKFPEREDPQAAPPAEAPIQENGEANGEVKEPVDPNAPKKCDVIVISGRKERCEAAEEALKALVPVTIEVEVPFELHRYIIGQKGSGIRKMMDEFEVNIQVPAPEQQSDKISITGLANHLDRAKEGLLERVKELQAEQEDRALRSFKLTITVDPKYHPKIIGRKGAIITNIRTEHDVNIQFPEKTDENQDQITITGYEHKAIAARDAIQAIVNELEEMISENITLDSRVHARIIGARGKGIRKIMDEFKVDLRFPQSGAADPNLVTVIGRPELVDEAIDHLLNLEEEYMVDVVENEAKMAYMRPPGGSAAAMDEQRGPSKGFVVREAPWTTTNEKAPDMSSSEDFPSFGAPVATKTSPWGPKRF from the exons ATGAGCTCAGTCGCTGTACTTACGCAGGAAAGCTTCAATGAGCACCGCAGTGGGCTCTTGCCAGAGCAGAGTGGTG ctgctGGGGCAGGACCCAATGccggagaggaggaggatgctcTTCCTACCTACAAGGAAGCCTTCCCACCTCTGCCCGAGAAGGCGGCCTCACCTGAGGGGACCCAGGAAACTGCCAACGCCTGGACATCAAAGATCCGTCCTCTCAAGTCTTCTATCATCACCCAG GTCTTCCATGTGCCGCTAGAGGAGCGTAAGTACAAGGACATCAACCAGTTTGGAGAAGGAGACCAAGCAAAGGTATGCGTTGACATCATGCATAAGACCGGAGCCCACCTGGAACTCTCCTTGGCAAAAGATCAGGGGCTCTCCATCATGGTTTCTGGAAAGCTGGATGCTGTGATGAAGGCCCGTAAGGAGATTGTGTCCCGACTGCAGACTCAG GCTTCAGCTACTGTTGGCATCCCCAAGGAACATCATCGTTTTGTCATTGGCAAAAATGGGGAGAAGCTTCAGGAGCTGGAGCTCAAGACCGCCACCAAAATCCAGATCCCACGACCTGACGACCCCAGCAACCAGATCAAGATCTCTGGTACGAAGGAGGGCCTGGAGAAGGCGAAGCATGAGATCCTGTTGATCTCTGCTGAGCAG GACAAGCGTGCTGTGGAGAGGGTGAACATTGACAAGGTGTACCACCCCTTCATCACCGGTGCCTACAATAAACTAGTAGGAGAGATGACGCAGGAGACCGGTGCCCGCATCAATGTCCCCCCTCCAAGTGTGAACAAGACTGAAATTGTCATCACTGGGGAAAAGGAGCAGGTTGCCCTTGCTGTGGCTATGATCAAGAAGATTTATGAAGACAAG aagAAGAATGCCACCACCATTGCAGTGGAGGTAAAGAAGTCTCAGCACAAATATGTGATTGGCCCCAAGGGAAACACACTGCAGGAGATCTTGGATAGAACTGGTGTGTCAGTTGAGATCCCACCTTCTGACAGCAGCTCAGAAACTGTCATCCTTCGTGGGGAGCCAGACCGTCTGGGTCAGGCCCTCACTGAAGTTTATGCCAAG gCAAACAGTTACACTGTTTCCTCGGTCTCAGCTCCTTCTTGGCTTCATCGTTTCATAATTGGCAAGAAGGGGCAGAACTTGGCCAAGATTACTCAACAAATGCCCAAG GTGCACATTGAGTTCACTGAGGGAGAAGACAAGATCACCCTGGAGGGTCCTACCAAAGACGTGCAAATGGTGCAGAGCCAGATTGAAGCCATTGTTACGGATTTG gttaGCAGAATGGACTATGCAGAGATAAGTGTGGATCCCAAATTCCACCGTCACCTTATTGGAAAAGGAGGAGTTAATA TCAACCGCATCAAAGAGCTGCACAAGGTGACTGTCCGCATCCCCCCTGACAATGAGAAGAGCAACCTGATTCGCATTGAGGGGGATCCCCAGGGTGTGCAGGAAGCCAAGAAGGAGCTGCTGGAGCTTGCGTCACGCATG GAGAACGAGCGTACAAAGGACCTGATCATCGAACAGCGTTTTCACAGAGCCATCATTGGCCAAAAAGGGGAGAAGATTAAAGAAGTGCGCGACAAATTCCCAGAG GTCATCATCAATTTCCCCGACCCAGCACAAAAAAGTGACATAGTTCAGCTTAGGGGTCCCCGAAATGAGGTGGAAAAATGCTCAAAGTTCATGCAGAAGATAGTGGCTGAAATG GTGGAGAACAGCTTTTCCGTCTCAGTCCCAATCTTCAAGCAGTTCCACAGAAATATAATTGGAAAAGGAGGATCAAACATTAAGAAG ATTCGGGAGGAAACAAACACCAAAATCGACCTGCCTGCTGAGAACAGCAATTCAGAGATGATTGTCATCACTGGGAAGAAGGCAAACTGCGAGGCGGCTCGGAATCGTATTTTGGCCATTCAGAAGGAGCTC GCGAACATCACGGAAATAGATGTATCCATCCCCTCAAAGTTGCACAACTCCTTGATTGGATCGAAGGGCCGTTTGGTGCGCTCCATCATGGAGGAATGTGGCGGCGTGCACATCCACTTTCCCACAGAGGGCTCAGGGATTGATAAGGTCACCATCAGAGGCCCTGTGGAGGAGGTTGAGAAAGCCAAGCAGCAACTGCTTGCTTTGGCAGAGGAGAAG cAAACAAAGAGTCACACTGCCGAGCTGCACGCAAAGCCAGAATACCACAAGTTCCTGATTGGAAAAGGAGGTGGAAACATCCGTAAGGTTCGGGACAGCACTGGAGCCAGAATCATCTTCCCTACTCCAGAGGACAAAGACCAGGAGCTCATCACTGTGGTTGGCACTGAGGAAGCAGTGCGGGAAGCCCAGAAAGAGCTGGAGGAACTCATCAAGAGTCTG GACAATGTTGTTGAGGACACCATGATCGTTGACCCCAAGCACCATCGCTACTTTGTGGCTCGCCGTGGCCAAGTTCTTAGGGACCTTGCTGATGAGTATGGTGGTGTTATGGTGAGCTTCCCTCGCACAGGTTCTCAGAGCGAAAAGGTCACCCTCAAAGGAGCCAAAGAATGTGTGGAGGCAGCCAAAAAGCGCATGCAGGAGATTGTTGAGGACTTG GAAGCTCAAGTGACGATTGAGTGTGTGATCCCTCAGAAGTTCCATCGCTCCATCATGGGTCCTAAGGGCTCACGGATCCAGCAGATCACAAGAGATCACAATGTACAGATTAAGTTCCCAGAACGTGAGGACCCACAAG cTGCACCTCCTGCAGAAGCTCCTATTCAGGAGAATGGAGAGGCTAATGGTGAAGTGAAGGAGCCAGTTGATCCAAATGCACCTAAAAAGTGTGATGTGATTGTGATTTCTGGCCGCAAAGAGCGGTGCGAGGCTGCTGAGGAAGCATTGAAG GCCTTGGTTCCTGTCACTATTGAGGTGGAAGTGCCTTTTGAGCTTCATAGATACATCATTGGACAGAAAGGAAGTGGAATTCgcaagatgatggatgaattTGAG GTTAATATTCAAGTGCCTGCTCCTGAGCAGCAGTCTGATAAAATCTCCATCACTGGCTTAGCCAATCATCTTGACCGCGCCAAAGAGGGCCTCTTGGAGCGCGTCAAAGAGCTGCAGGCTGAGCAGGAGGATCGG GCTCTCAGGAGCTTTAAGCTGACCATCACTGTGGACCCCAAGTATCACCCCAAAATCATTGGCCGCAAGGGTGCCATCATTACAAACATCCGCACTGAGCATGATGTGAACATTCAGTTCCCAGAGAAGACTGATGAAAACCAG GATCAGATTACCATTACAGGGTATGAGCACAAAGCCATTGCTGCACGAGATGCCATCCAGGCTATTGTGAACGAGCTGGAAGAAATGATCTCTGAGAACATCACTCTGGACAGCAGAGTCCATGCCCGCATTATTGGAGCCCGTGGCAAGGGTATCCGCAAGATCATGGATGAGTTTAAG GTTGATCTCAGGTTTCCCCAGAGTGGAGCTGCAGACCCGAACCTTGTGACAGTCATAGGCCGCCCTGAGCTTGTGGATGAAGCCATCGACCATCTCCTTAACCTGGAAGAGGAATAT atggtGGATGTTGTGGAAAATGAAGCAAAGATGGCTTACATGAGGCCTCCTGGCGGCAGTGCTGCAGCCATGGATGAACAACGTGGCCCATCCAAAGGCTTTGTGGTGAGAGAGGCTCCCTGGACTACCACCAATGAGAAG GCCCCTGATATGAGCAGCTCTGAAGATTTCCCGAGCTTTGGAGCCCCAGTGGCCACCAAGACCTCACCCTGGGGACCCAAGCGCTTCTAA